In the genome of Populus trichocarpa isolate Nisqually-1 chromosome 10, P.trichocarpa_v4.1, whole genome shotgun sequence, the window CCTGGTCAAAAACGTTCTGCTGCTGAAATCCAGGTATGGTATAGTTTTCCTGTGTTTCGTATTATTTTTACGTGGTTAGGCATTAGTTAATGAAGTTCCCTGGCACAAACAACTTATCAGATGAGTCTGAATTAGGAATACTGAAGGAACAAACTTTATCCCTTTCATTTACTATTTAAAATGAGCTGGATGATTATTTCCCTGGGTGCTCGGACTAAAGAGACTGGTTTATCACCAAGTGTGAACTACTGTCATTATTTCTCCATGGATTTTCACCATTTAGAAATTATTCAATCTCAATAGACAAGGTAAGACTCATTTTTCACCAACTGCTTTTCCTGCGCAACATGATGTGCACTCTGTGCACCATCCTCATGATATGAAGATGTTTCCGGTCGCCAATCATGCAATTTCAATCTCTACGGGCAACCCTTTCTTCAACAATCATTATCCAGCCACTGGTCAGAATATGTTTGGGACTACCATGAAGCCACAGTTGCTTGGAGGATTTCCTGTCACAGCTCCACATTCAATTCTTCCCATGGTTGGTCCTGTTGCTGGGGTAACAGACTCAAGGTAAGTATCACTTTATGCTTGAAATGAACACACACAAACTTTTCTAACAACAAACATTAATTGAATATGTTTATTGGAACAGTGTCAAAGCATATGGGTCTCCTGCTCAATTGACCATCTTTTATGCTGGCGCAGTCAACGTCTATGATGATATATCCCCTGAGAAGGTTTTCTCTTTCTGCCTCTCTCTTCTCCACATAAATGTGTGCAGTAGTTAATTTATTGTCTAATTGGAGATGGCAATCCTAAATCTGGTTTCTTTACGGAATCCTATCCAGGCTCAGGCAATCATGTTCTTGGCTGGAAATGGGTCTTCCATTTCATCCAAATCGGCACAGCCAAAAGTCCAAGTCCAGGCATTTAGCTCAAAGCCAGCAGCAGCTGATGTTAGTCCCGTGAACCAACCTATCATGTCTACTCCACCATGCTCTAGTCTCTCAAGCCCATCACATACAGGTGCCCAGTCAGGGAGTGGGTCAACTAGTACCGAGGAAATCATGGCAACCAAAACCACTGGACCTGTGACCATTCCTGTTATTAAACCAGATCATCCAAAGACAGGAAATGTAGTGGGATCTGTTGCTACAACCACCATGATACCATCTGGTATgatctctcttttctctcttgaaAGTGGTGTTCTAATATATATTGCCTCCATGAAGATGTTCCGACAAAAAGATTTCTAAATTATGTTGCACATTCATTGAGAGTCTATTGCATGGTCtacaaattaggttttttttttttttttttttttttttatct includes:
- the LOC7459759 gene encoding protein TIFY 6B — encoded protein: MERDFLGLSSKKPSAVVKEEISSDGCKDIGFTKGSGMHWPFSNKVSTLHNLMSFKAAQEDKTKTIESDALVSSGFMSVLSADACDPGQKRSAAEIQMFPVANHAISISTGNPFFNNHYPATGQNMFGTTMKPQLLGGFPVTAPHSILPMVGPVAGVTDSSVKAYGSPAQLTIFYAGAVNVYDDISPEKAQAIMFLAGNGSSISSKSAQPKVQVQAFSSKPAAADVSPVNQPIMSTPPCSSLSSPSHTGAQSGSGSTSTEEIMATKTTGPVTIPVIKPDHPKTGNVVGSVATTTMIPSVPQARKASLARFLEKRKERATNAEPYNLSKKSPDFANPEPY